In a genomic window of Quercus lobata isolate SW786 chromosome 4, ValleyOak3.0 Primary Assembly, whole genome shotgun sequence:
- the LOC115984637 gene encoding uncharacterized protein LOC115984637: MVLALIDRDTRRWRKDILDRVFLGFEVEKILSIPIPHCPQEDQLIWVGNKKGIFTVKSAYFLAKEVVEKYERGESSVGDVCGPLWKKMWHLNIPAKVRVFAWRLCMKAIPSMLNMSNRGIQVDPTYPVCCGEPESTEHAIIYCGAAKRVWSKWEECPICLNDANMEIMDLALCLLEKGTQRDLEIFFGVAWMIWYNRNQIVHEGNGVSEDHIWETAIQMIMEFKGIKGLELNSPQRSEKEWTPPPVGFFKINVDGVVPSVDGHSGVGVVIRDWERKVVAAKSLPLSGRTAVEETEAIAMEQGMILAKNMGLERTIFEGDSLQKIQAIEGKEVRIVIGHIVKSCLQIFPSFQEARIRHISREGNKIAHELAQLAKLSAEEQVWISNLPVWIEDMARAEGMV; encoded by the coding sequence ATGGTATTGGCCTTGATTGATCGAGATACTAGAAGATGGAGAAAAGACATTCTTGATAGAGTCTTTCTTGGTTTTGAAGTGGAGAAAATCCTAAGCATCCCAATCCCTCACTGCCCACAGGAGGATCAACTAATATGGgtgggaaataaaaaaggaattttcACGGTGAAAAGTGCTTATTTTTTGGCTAAGGAAGTTGTAGAAAAGTATGAAAGAGGTGAATCCTCAGTGGGAGATGTATGTGGCCCACTTTGGAAAAAGATGTGGCACTTAAACATTCCGGCCAAAGTGAGAGTTTTTGCTTGGAGACTTTGCATGAAGGCCATCCCATCTATGTTAAATATGAGTAATAGAGGAATTCAAGTGGATCCTACCTACCCTGTTTGTTGTGGGGAACCTGAGTCAACTGAGCATGCAATCATCTACTGTGGAGCTGCTAAAAGAGTGTGGAGCAAATGGGAAGAATGCCCAATCTGTTTGAATGATGCCAACATGGAGATTATGGACTTGGCCTTATGTTTGCTAGAAAAGGGAACACAGAGGGATTTGGAGATCTTTTTTGGTGTTGCTTGGATGATTTGGTATAATAGAAACCAAATTGTTCATGAAGGAAATGGTGTGTCTGAGGATCACATTTGGGAGACAGCAATCCAAATGATAATGGAGTTCAAAGGAATAAAGGGCTTGGAGTTAAATAGTCCTCAGAGAAGTGAGAAAGAATGGACTCCTCCTCCTGTGggtttcttcaaaataaatgtAGATGGGGTTGTTCCCTCTGTTGATGGCCATTCTGGAGTGGGTGTTGTAATTAGAGATTGGGAAAGAAAGGTGGTAGCAGCAAAAAGCCTTCCTCTATCGGGTCGAACAGCTGTGGAGGAAACAGAAGCAATAGCTATGGAACAAGGAATGATCTTAGCAAAAAACATGGGTTTGGAAAGAACCATTTTTGAAGGGGACTCATTGCAAAAAATTCAAGCTATTGAGGGTAAGGAAGTAAGAATTGTGATTGGCCACATTGTGAAAAGCTGTCTGCAAATTTTTCCAAGCTTCCAGGAGGCAAGAATCAGACATATTAGTAGGGAGGGCAACAAAATAGCCCACGAGCTTGCACAGCTTGCAAAACTTTCTGCTGAGGAACAGGTCTGGATTTCAAATTTACCGGTCTGGATTGAAGATATGGCAAGAGCTGAAGGAATGGTGTAA
- the LOC115986378 gene encoding xanthoxin dehydrogenase-like yields MSTANSGESSLPSQRLLGKVALVTGGATGIGESIVRLFHKHGAKVCIVDVQDKLGQNVSDTLGGEPNTCYFHCDVSKEDDVCRAVDFTVSKFGTLDIMVNNAGLSGSPCPDIRNADISEFEKIFDVNVKGVFLGMKHAARIMIPLKKGSIISICSVAGVIGGIGPHPYTGSKHAVLGLTKNVAAELGLHGIRVNCVSPYGVATGLAIAHLPEEERTEDAMAGFRAFMGKIANLQGVELTVDDVANSVLFLASDEARYVSGANLMVDGGFTCSNHLLRVFR; encoded by the exons ATGTCCACAGCCAACTCGGGTGAGTCTTCACTTCCAAGCCAAAG ATTACTGGGGAAAGTGGCATTGGTCACAGGTGGAGCCACTGGTATTGGAGAGAGCATTGTGCGCCTATTCCATAAACATGGTGCAAAGGTTTGTATAGTTGATGTACAGGACAAGCTTGGCCAGAATGTCAGTGATACCCTTGGTGGTGAACCAAACACTTGTTATTTCCATTGTGATGTCTCTAAAGAAGATGATGTTTGCCGGGCAGTTGACTTCACAGTCAGTAAATTTGGTACACTTGACATCATGGTCAACAATGCTGGGTTATCGGGCTCACCATGTCCTGATATCCGCAATGCAGACATATCAGAGTTTGAGAAGATCTTTGATGTAAATGTGAAGGGAGTCTTTCTTGGAATGAAACATGCAGCTCGGATTATGATTCCACTAAAGAAGGGCTCAATAATTTCTATATGCAGTGTTGCAGGTGTCATTGGGGGCATAGGTCCCCATCCTTATACAGGGTCTAAGCATGCTGTGTTAGGGCTAACGAAGAATGTTGCAGCTGAGCTGGGGCTACACGGGATACGTGTCAACTGTGTTTCTCCTTATGGTGTTGCTACAGGCTTGGCTATAGCTCACCTTCCTGAGGAGGAGAGAACTGAGGATGCCATGGCGGGTTTTCGTGCTTTTATGGGGAAGATTGCTAACTTGCAGGGGGTGGAATTGACAGTTGATGATGTTGCTAATTCTGTGCTCTTCTTAGCAAGTGATGAAGCAAGGTATGTCAGTGGGGCTAATCTCATGGTTGATGGTGGCTTCACTTGCTCAAATCACTTACTAAGGGTCTTTAGATGA